Genomic window (Dasypus novemcinctus isolate mDasNov1 chromosome 10, mDasNov1.1.hap2, whole genome shotgun sequence):
AGAGATTGAAGAGAATTGAAATATCTTTATCCTCATCTTATTAAATGGGGGGTGTCATAAGATAGTCTCTATAATTGAGGTAAAATTATTGAACATGAAATGTTTATTACACAGAATTTTAAGTTTTAGCAAAATAGAATCTCAAAATGTAGTTAAACTGTCTCTacctactagggaaatgcaaatcaaaacacaatgagatatcatctcacattgcatagaatggccattactacaaaaaacagaaaagagtaagTGCTGGAGCAGATGtgtagaaataggaacattccttcactgtggAAGATGCCTTCCTTAGATGGGGCAGCACCAGTGGAAGGcaatttggcatttcctcagaaacctaaatatagaactgccgtatgatccagcaattcctctactaagaacatatccagaagaactgcaAATTGTGACACAAAcatacatctgcacaccagtgttcataatggcattattcacaattgccaagagatggaaataacccaagtgtccctcaagtaatgaatggataaactaatgtggtatatatatacaatggaatattatgctgcagaaagaagaaatgaaattgggacacatatgataacatggatggatgTTGAAAACCTTATGctaactgaaataagccagacataaaggaACAAATTTTGCATGGTCTCCTTAATAAGAACTAAATgcgaagaataaatgcatggagttaaaacctagagtataggttattagaagaTAAGATGAGGACTGTGagggactactgatgcttaatataaaCCGTAGAATCAAACATTTTATATGACAAATTATTTAATTCAGAATTGATTAAAATTAAAGTTACAATCAGAGACTCAATGATTGCTGGAAACTAGAATTATAATTAAAAGTTATCAAATAACAAGAATTTGTATGACAATGAACTGATCTAGACATAACACCTTGTTTATAGATATGaataaatgttagaaaatatttGTCTCATCTTTAGTTACAGAAACTAATTTATTAGACTAAAATTGAGTAGCTTATTTGTAATAAACTCCCCTGTAAGATTTCactttgtttattgttatttaaCTTTCAGACTTGTTAATGGCATTCTACTACCTGTTAGCAGTGGTAAATTATTgatatttattatagaaaattataattatttgtaatAGATAATTGAATTAAAACTTATTTGCTTTTGATATTTAACTCATTGAATATTACTATTCTGGCCTATTAATAAAGATTCAACAAATAAAAACTGTACACATCCTCTATGACCTGGGGAAACCATGGACTTTCTCCTGTTTCAATTGTGCTTAGTGAATAAAGCAGAACCACaagatggaaattttattttttttatttaataaagtgtattttttaGAGATACTGAGGTTCCTAAAACATGAATAGTGTCCAGGAAAAGTGCTCGCTTGGAGATTGGGGCTAGGATTTGTAAAGAATGGATCACTGGATCATTGTTTTTCCTGATGAGCTATTTAACATAAATGTATGTAACTATTTCATAgtaaaaaatgattaaattaaattcatttgaTACATAACTCACTCTGACTCACTCTGATGTTCTATAGAAGTGCTGCTGTACAGTGTGCACTGGTAAAATGGAGAAATTGGACATATTTGATAGCAATTAGGGGGTAAAATCAATAGACGTTGGTCTTTGGTGATTGAAATAAGGTCTTGAGTACAGGCCCTATGTTCAGAACCAGACTGTAGGCCCAGTCAGCTTTGGAATTTGACGGGGtactgaggggtggggagagaagagtCTAAATTAGGGACTCTGTGTGTGTCAGTGGGTACCAGTAGGCACTTAAGTCTTGAAAGGTGACCCAAGTTGGTAAAGAGCACACATTCTACGCTCAAAATGGCCTGAATTTGTACCTGAATTTGTTTGTACCAGTTGAGTATCTCTGGAAAAGCATATAAACTTCCTAAATCCCAGATTTGTCTATCTCACCATATTACTGTCgggattaaattagataatgtcTGCACAATGTTAAGCATAATGCTTGTGGGACAATCAGGAAGGTGAGATAGGATTTTCTAAAATTAGTTTAGTTAGATTGGCAAGGGATTGAGACTGAGTCTCAGCAGGTTGGAGATATCAGTTTTTACTGTCTTCTACCTACTCACATAAGCCACATACCAGAAGTCATCTCTCTGAGGCAAGATATATGAAAAGCAGTCTTACCTGGAAGTCATCCAAACCTCATATTATTTTACAGTTCTTTAAATACATAActtgcaaaatatttattttataacatttccTAGGTACATTTAAAATCCTTCTTTACCTGTGGTGCAGCCCATATACCCCAAGGTACTTAATGGAGTGTCTTACATATATTattacaaaatgtttaaaaatgagcacatgttgaatgaatgaagctaAGGTTATCTTTCCAAAATTGAAGTTTAGTATTCCTGAAACTTACAGATCCAAGTAGAATTAGAACCAGCATTTATCTATGATataatttattacattattttccCAATAAGATAATAATGAAAGTTCATCAACATCGATAGAGAAAAACCCAAATGTTTATTAATAATCTGACTTCTTGGGAAATGACAGAATCCTTACAGGCTAGTTGTGTTTCTGTGAACTGAAAACTCAATATACACTTGAGAATGTGGTAATGATCTGTGGTGCATTTGATTCCACATTTGAATCTCTACAGTCTTCAGAGATTTATGCTTGGGGGATTTATCACCAAGACAAACAATTAAATATGGTTATATAACCACAGTGACATTGGATTTGGTATTGAAAGATGAATGAGTGCTTATTCCCAGAGGTAAGATTTTGATTGTGTGAATTAATCTGTTGTAAcgatttttatttactatttcaaaATACTTGACTCTCAAGTTGTCTCTTTATCCTCAACCCATAGTGGGGAAATGGAGCAGATGAAATCCAGCAATCAGTTTTTAACCAAACTTATGTGAATTATTCATTTTCCATAATGTTAGTCATGTGAATAAACAAGCATAATCAAGTTTCTCAGGATTCCTTCTTCATCTATCCCAAAGACAGAAACTCATATTATCTTTCAACACTATTTAAACCTAGCACTCAACTATAAtgttaataaattaaaagatttgTGATTCTTGGGGATTTGCTGTTAATAACAATATCTGCAAAAAACTTGTTTTGTTTATGGGTCTGGATCCTCTACCTTCACAGGAAACAAGAGACGCTGTATAACGCGCTGGCTATAAAGACAGAAGGCTTGGAGGTGGTCAACACAGCCACCAATTGGGTGTTGTGGGtgaattttataagtttatatgctataatttattcaattgtaaatatttatttatagtataaaattatttgaattgttcaaataaatttattttaattatgtccTGAATATGAATCAGGCTTTTGCATATTTTTGGCAtggatatttcaaattttttgatagaacaatatttttaattgtacattttaaaaagtatttaatacaTTTGTAAAAGGGGACTTCATAGATAACCTCAATTTGAAATTCCTTTTGAAATTACTATCAAAACAAATACATTTCTCCTTTCAAAAAATGGTCTTAATTAATAGACATTGTGCAATGTATAACCAAATAGGCACCACAGTAAATATTAGCTGCCTGGAAATTTAAAGGCTAATCTGTTACCGAGCCATTGCCAAATGTATTGGTCTTCACAGTAAGGATTTAACTTCATTTATACCAGAATTACTAAACTATGGGCCATAGTCTAACTGTCCAGGATTCATATGCTTATTCGGTATTTGCTGTGCAACCTTATGCAAGTTACTACCTCTTTCgaattcattttcctcatttgtaagatAGTAATGAAAGTATTATTGAATGGAAAACAGATTAGCACTACATATAAAAATTTATCATTAAATATGCACATAATAAATATCACCAATTATTAAAATCTatattatatagttatatatatatatttaaattaaaaaacaagcaatGTTTACTAACACACTATATCCGCCAAGCAACAAGCCCCTCTTCAGCCCTCTCAGCTTCCTCTGATAGCTTCTAGTCTATTTCTGCTTGTAAATTTGCTATGTCTAGGTATTTCACATATGTGAAATCATGCATTATTTACTGTTAAATAtctgcttttttcactcagcataatgtttcaaAGGTTCTTGTATGTTGCAGAGTCTtagaacttccttcctttttatggcttaatAATATTACAGTATctgtatgtaccatattttattttgtttctttttttgttaaacTCAACTGTTGTTTTCATTATCTACTttggcttatttttatttttaattttttaactctaAAGAAACCTTAtatgtgttttgtaaaaaaatataaaaaataactgacatatttcaaagcaaattttggtttttggttgccaacaatttttaaatatagataAATACATCAATGTTGTAAATATGCACTAATGCTTGATTAACatcttttatttataattacttCCCTTATGTGtcgaaagaaaaacaaaatcatcaaattcataacttatttaatataatttttttcatgacAGGTTCTCTTTGATACCTGTGACACTGTCTCATGGATTCCCTGGTGGATGGGAACTACACAGCAGTGACAGGATTCGTTCTACTGGGCTTAACAGATGATCTGAAGCTTCGGGTCATTCTCTTCGCCATTATCCTATGCATCTACCTGGTGACCATATCTGGCAATCTCAGCACAATCATTCTTATCAGAATCTCCTCTCAGCTCCATCATCCTATGTATTTATTCCTGAGTCACTTGGCTTTTACTGACATAGGCTATTCATCTTCTGTTACACCAGATATGCTTGTAAACTTCCTGGTGGATAAAAATGCCATCTCCTATTTTGGATGTGCCATCCAGCTTGGATCAGCTGTCTTCTTTGGGACAGCTGAGTGCTTCCTTCTGGCTGCTATGGCCTATGATCGCTTCGTGGCAATCTGCAACCCACTGCTTTATTCAACCAAAATGTCCACAAAAGTCTGTGTCCGGTTACTCTCTGTGACTTACATAGGTGGTTTTCTCAATGCTTCCTCAtatactctttccttcttttctttatttttctgtggatCAAATCAGGTcaatcatttcttctgtgattttgCCCCTTTAGTTGAGCTTTCCTGTTCTGACATTAGCATTCCTGTAGTTGCTTCTTCATTTTCTGCTGGGTCTGTTATTGTGGTCACAGTGTTCATCATAGCCGTATCCTACATCTATATACTCATCACCATCCTGAAGATGCGCTCCTCCGAGGGACGCCACAAGGCCTTCTCCACCTGCACCTCCCACCTCACTGCGGTCACTCTGTTCTATGGGAccattacatttatttatgtgaTGCCCAAGTCCAGCTACTCAACTGACCAGAACAAGGTGGTGACTGTGTTCTACATGGTGGTGATCCCCATGCTGAACCCTCTCATCTACAGTCTCAGGAATAAGGAGATTAAGGGGGCTCTGAAGAGcgaacttcaaagaaaaatagttttttgatattaatatttagtgactttttattttattgggttTGATATAGTaatgtaatattaataaaatcaaagaagagtatGTACCTGTGGTGAAAATGCTGTCGTAAATCTTTTGCTACTGTGGAGCTGTTATAAATGTGGGGGTAGATCTTCCAATATCAAACATTAAATCAGAATATgattaatgaaatgaaatgaaatacaaatCGGTTCACATGAAAACAATAAGGTGTTTTTATGTTGTATTTGtgctttttttcaaaattagttcTTTGTTTTAAGTTATGTTATGGTACTTCCACAACTTTAAGAATGGGTACATTTTCAACAGCAGCTCATCCTGTGATGAGCCTGATATCTATAGTTTTGACTCACATGTTCTGTGGAGAAATGATAAAGTGGAACAGAAGATAAAATTACTGGAAAACTGTGACTGCAGAAAGCGATTCGTGGGTCATGGTTCTCATGGACCCCGAAAATGCTGGCCTGTGTTCCTGCCTTATTTATTTCAATATGGATATAGGAGTCCCAGGAGAAGTAGAGGAGGAGACCCCTTGTCTATCCTGTGTATTCCACAATCAGGTCAGAAGAGTTGGATTCCCATATGAGAACGAGTAGGACTCTGAACTCCCTGCAGACTGAGTGAACcaaaaaccaaaatatttccagaagGAGAATCCAGTTTTCTGGACGGCATGGAGACAGTGAAGAACAAGCTCCTGGGGTGACTTGTTCATGAACAGGCCACATCCTGCTCAGGCAGTTCCAAAGGACTGGACTATCCCTCCCCTAAAATCATGATTTAGCTTAGAGAGGCTTTCTGGGATGGTGAACACTAGCACATAAATTTTTCCCTCTGTCCTCTTAGTTTCATATATAATTTGCATCTTTATGCAATCAAAAGCATATGGCATtaatcatttcattcattcattgtttctttcattaattaaaaattatatttggtataattacatagttgtacattcatctcttcaatcatCATAATtggattatttcaataaaaataaaaaacagacagaaagaaacaagaaaatcacaactatgtgatcataccaaataccattgattgtacatttcagttgaactgtatgctttattaatatgtatcaataaaattgatttgttttaaaaattacattgatTATCTCTAATACTCCAGGCACTTTCCAAGGCAAATAGAAATATTAGCAAAAAGAGCTGTTTTCTTTATGGAATTTATCTTCTAGCATAGGAGAAGACAATAAAACTAAAAAGTAAGCAATACAGAATATTAGAACATGAAGAGTGTTAAGAATAAAGAGAAAGCTTGACAGAGTAAGAGAGTAAGGAAAATTGATCTATCAGTGGCAGAGAGTGGTCAGTGTGGACCTCATGTGGAAAATTATGTAGCAAAGGATTATAGGAGGTAAGGACATTTCATACTAAATATAACcacatatatgtgtataattGAGCAAATCTAGTCTTTCACTAATATGTGTATATTTTACTTGGAAACTCTGTTCAAGCTATGAAaggcttgatttttaaaattaactccTTTGTGAGACAGATATAAATAGCTTCATGAAATGTAAAAggcaccttattttttttttagatttatttatttatttatttatttctatcccctcccctcccccagttgtctgttctctgtgtctatttgctgcgtgttcttctttgtctgcttctgttgttgtcagcggcacgggagtctgtgtctctttttgttgcatcatcttgttgtgtcagctctccatgtgtgcggcgccattcctgggcaggctgaactttctgggtgactcttcttatggggcgcactccttgtgcatggtgctcccctatgccgggacgcccttacatggcacagcactccttgcccgcatcagcactgcgcatgggccagctccacatgggtcaaggaggcccagggtttgaacagcggacctcccatgtggtagacggactccctaaccactgggccatctGCTTCCCGTAAAATGCATCTGAAATCACAGTAGGCCTTACAGGGTGATAAGGAATTGTATCACCAGACTGAAACCTAGACTAGTGAACTTGGCACTCAAAAATGCTTTACAGTTTAGAAAATCTGACAAGTCAGAACCAACAGATACAAAACTTAGCTGCAGATTTAGTATTCTTCTGGGGCGAGGGAGTAGATATCAAAGCCTAGGGCAGGTTCAGATAAGATGTGTAAATATTGTATCTCATGTATGCTCTCACATTaagagaaaatataaagtaaTAAAGCACTTGTACTGGCTTGAATGTCTGGAAGTTTAGCATCTCTCAAGACTTTACCTTGTTATGGTCAAGGACAGAGGGTGCTTCTGGGTgatttaaatatgcaaaaatatatcttttctaGAGGAGGTTTTTCATCCCATGTCTTTTCAAATTTACAAATATTCAGATAGAATAATTATCACACAGTTAAAAATAATGACattgcaaaggaaaagaaaacaccaaATATGGGAACAGTACAAACAACATTCAACAGACACAGTACCACAAAGATATAAGACATgggaattaaaggaaaaattatattccTGTATATAAAGAAACACAGgcatgaaaataattaaaattacagaaaacaaaaattaataactCAGTAGTTCtataaaacaactaaaaataactCCTACACTGAAAAATTCACCATATTAGTAGAGTTGGACCATGCCTTTCTCTTTGGTGGGAAAAAGGATATCATATAGCCTTCTAAGGACTAATCTTTGAATCGATCCCAAGTTACAGCACATGCAGAGGATCCATTTTAGCTAAAAAGCTTCAGGTCCCTAAGTTGAAGCAATATATCTTATAACCATGTCAAATATAGTTCCAGGGTCCCTTCAAGAGATGTTTCCAATTATGAGATTATGGCACTCAAGAAAGCCTAAATCTGTGGCCTCTAGTGGGAAATTATACGtcatatttggtcttccaatatAGACATATTTTACTAATGATTATTTTTACTATAAGTAATATTGCATGGTACAACCTAGTATTACACTTTTACTAGAGTTTCATGAAAATAGAGTTAGAGAGTCAACCCTAGGTCAAATTTGTCCTTAGAGAAGTCTAAaggattttgttaattctttacCACCAAGGAGATGATACATGTCATCAGGCACCTTAAATGCTAGGCTGCTTTTACATACAATTCTGAATGAACACATTACCTTAGAAGTCTCGCTGTACTATAACATAAGCAGAAAGTAAAGACACAGGATGGTGGTATTAGAACGGGTCCATCTACCCTGTGTCTCATGTGCAGGTTTTGTTCAAATTATGAAACCCTTTCAGTTTTTATAAAAGAGTTATCAGCAGGGTATTCTGCAATCCTCTAATTTATGTTTTGcaaattttcaagttttttgcaaAACCTTATTAGTAATGAGCCTAGGCTGAAGACATCACTTTAACACAATTATACGGTTTTGTttcatcttgattttttttttaggaggtactggggattgaacccaggacgttaTTCtcaggaagcaggtgttcaaccactgagcacatccatttcccaatgagagttggtttttcatttgtttgtttgtttgtttgtttgtttttaggagataccagagattgaacctggaaccccatacatgggaagcaggcactcaaccacttgagctacaactccTCTCCTTGATGGATTTTACAATTTTTTCTCATGTTTACATCAAGATTATCTCAcatattgtctttttactttaaaaaatttaaaagctggGAGAAAGTTGAAACTGGAGTctcaactaaaataaaaataataatcatttaattttcataaagaaTTTTAACACAATTCCCTGAAAACagactatattttaaaagaaagcaattCTTGGTGGCTAGGTCCTCTGACCTGGCTCCCCATCCCTTCAGCCAGCCTTATTAACACATCTGGCCCATGGCCCTACATCAAGGGTCTACCAAAAGCCCAGGAATTGACCATGGCAGGATGAGTATGGCCTGCCATTGACTGTATTGTATAATGTACAAAATATGGATCACAatattgataaaatttaacatataAGAAACATAAGTAAAACCAGCAGCAGAGTACACATTTTTTAATGctatgtttaaaattttgtcaGATTCTGGCAAATAAAGCAAGACTCAAATAAATTCAGAAACTGCAAATaggaaacaaatggaatgacTAGTGCTATAAAGCATAACAgaatgtcaaaattttactatatCAGTCTAATAACTCTTTCAAGATGGAATATGGAAAAACTCATCAAAATTTATGACAAAACATTACAAATTAATTAATATGGTgtacagaaagaaaacagactaaagggaaatgaaaaaactTTGGAAACCTGTGGGACAAGACTGAGTAGGTCAACATACATGCAAGTTGAGTCTCCAAAgaggtctgaaaagaaaatatttttattgtgaagAAGTTcaaggtatctttaaaaaaaattttttttataaagatacataggtcacacaaaatgttacattaaaaaatataagaggggaagtggctgtggctcaatcaattgggctcctgtctaccatatgggaggccctgcgtTCGTGTctcagggccttcttgtgaaggcgagctggcccataaggtgggagagctggtgcagcaaaatgatgcaacaaagggagacaagcagatacagaaaaatgcgcagcaaatggacacagagaagagacaacaaagattggaacaagccacaaggggggggggggagtaaaaataacttaaaaaaaaaatatgaggttaccatataccccatTTCTCATACCctccactcctgccacatcaacaacttcttttattagtgtggtacattcattgcatttgatgaatacattttggagcactgccacacagcatggattatagtttatgttgtattcccactctcccccagtccattcagtgagttatggcaggatatataatgtccagcatctgtccctgcaatatcatttaggacaactccaggtcccaaaaatgccctcatatcacacctctttttccctctccctaacttcagcaactcctgtgataACTGTCTCCATTTTTTACAGTTTGCATTCTTGTGTACTATCTGAGAAATCTTTGGCTACTCCAAAGCGACTAAGATTGTCTCCTAAATATGCCTccagaagttttataattttgtcttttgaatttatgtctatgataccttttgagttaatttttagtaTAATATGGTAAAagtattattattcatttttccaTATGTATACATATGCTGAAAacacttcctttccaatttaattACCTTTAACACTTGTGTATACACAATTTATCATAAAAGGTGAATCTATTTGTGAGCTGTCTTTTCCAATGCTAAGATCTGTATGTCAGTTTTTCACCAATACCACACTATtgtgattattgtagctttatggTAAGTCTTGAAATCATGCAGTGGGAATCTCCCAAGTTTGTTCTTCCATTCCAAAACAGCTTTCACTCTTCCATAGTTTGTATATCCATATACATTTTTAgaaccagatttttaaaatgttgtgttTGAATTTTAATCCAAATTGCATTGAATTAATAGATCAGTTTTTGGAGTTCCAACCCATGAGAATGTTAACTCTTTCTGCCTTGACTTAGTCTTCTTTAATTCCTCTCAGTTAAGTAATTTTTAAGGATGTTTTGCAAAACTTTTCataaattaattcctaaatatttcctaAGTTTTGACATACTGCAAAtgcatattttctgttttcatattaTCTTGTTTCTTGctagaatataaatataaaattgatttttgtatattaacttTGCATCCAGCAACCTTATTAAATTGGTTCTAGTATATGCTTCTAGATTTCTTAGAATTTTCTGCATGGAAAATTAAGTTATCTTCAAATGGAGGTGgtatttcttcttgctgcttcATCTTTATGTTTCTATTGCTTTGTAATGCAATGTCAGGACCTCCAGCAAAATTGAATAAAAGTGATTAGAGTgagtttctttgcctttttcacAAAAGTAGAGGGAATCAtttaatattttaccattttaattaTAAAGTTTAATGATAAAGCCTATTCAAAGATGctctttttcatttgtgttttgttcctcccccctttccttctttctttcagaaTATTTCAATGCTTTTTTACCTGtaatttcatttatccattaataaaatgaatcaaCTCTGAAATTATTTCTTAATGGTTCCTCTCAGGATTACAGTACATGTCACCCAATTGTCACAGTAACTTATGTTAATATTTTATCAATGTGTAAACCTtatgtttcttttccattcccgCCTTAATGCAGTCATTGTCCTATGTGTTACATGtgtataaaagacattaaaagaGAATGTTATAAATTTTACTATTGCGCAtaatcttatatcctgtcactttgctgacatcatttattagttctagtaactttattatggatttttcaggattttctaggttaggatcatatcatcaattaataatgaaagttttatttcctactttcctatctgggtgttttttttttcctcttgcctaattgctctagctagaactgcTAGCATGATATTGATTAGTAGTGGAGACagtgagcatctttgtcttgttcccaatatcagcaggaaagtttttagttattttaccataagtacaatgttagctttgggtttttcataaatgcactttatcatattgagaaagtttccttctattcctattctttggagtgtttttttaaaaatcaagaacagATGTTGTAGTTTGCCAAAAGTCTTTtcagcatcaattgagataatcatgtgatttttattctccaatttgttaatgtggtatattatactgattgatttctagtgttgaaccaccctggcatacctgggataaaacctacttgatcatggtgtataattcttttgatgtgcttttgaatttgattagcaagtattttgttgagaattttgccatatatattcattagagaaactggcctgtaaattttcttttttcataatatctttatttggttttggtattagggtaatgttggcttaataa
Coding sequences:
- the LOC101433257 gene encoding olfactory receptor 5P76-like; translated protein: MDSLVDGNYTAVTGFVLLGLTDDLKLRVILFAIILCIYLVTISGNLSTIILIRISSQLHHPMYLFLSHLAFTDIGYSSSVTPDMLVNFLVDKNAISYFGCAIQLGSAVFFGTAECFLLAAMAYDRFVAICNPLLYSTKMSTKVCVRLLSVTYIGGFLNASSYTLSFFSLFFCGSNQVNHFFCDFAPLVELSCSDISIPVVASSFSAGSVIVVTVFIIAVSYIYILITILKMRSSEGRHKAFSTCTSHLTAVTLFYGTITFIYVMPKSSYSTDQNKVVTVFYMVVIPMLNPLIYSLRNKEIKGALKSELQRKIVF